From one Nitrospinota bacterium genomic stretch:
- a CDS encoding aspartate carbamoyltransferase has translation IMHPGPINRGVEIASDVADGPYSLILSQVTHGVAMRMAVLYLLCGGAES, from the coding sequence TGATAATGCACCCCGGCCCGATAAACCGGGGGGTGGAGATAGCCTCCGACGTGGCGGACGGCCCCTACAGCCTCATCCTTTCGCAGGTCACGCACGGCGTGGCGATGCGGATGGCGGTGCTTTATCTTTTGTGCGGAGGAGCCGAATCGTGA